The region ATGTATATGATGTAACGAATGTCGCTGACCAGACCGGCACTTATTGCACGATTAGAGCGAAAAAGTACCTGCTCCCGGGGAAGGTTCTCCGGGATGGTAACCTCCATCCCCACCGAGCGGGGTACACGCAGCGAACGGCACTGCAGCAGGTTTATCTTCACATTGTTCTCTCCGTCAATGTAGGCCGTGAACTCAATATCCACCGGTTGGCCCCAGGCTCGCTCGAGCCTGGCTAGAATGTCGCCCATGATTCCAACAAACTTGGTCCGCTCTATGATGTTATTGAAGGTCAGCAGGAGATTCTTCCCTTTGGTAGAAGGAGTGATATGCCAGTCCCGTATGTATCCATCTTCTACCACCGAAACCAGCAGGTTCAGACCAGGATAGCCGTCATCTCTGACCAGTTCCGTAAAGGACCTGGTTTCAAAAGTGTTCGACGCAAGGTCAAGAACGTCCGCCTGACGCTGGGAGTACTTGACGATCTCCATGCCGATTTCCGGCCTGAGTTGGGGATGGCTTACGGCAATCATGCGCGGATAGTCGCCACTCACGCGATTGACGGCACGGGTGCCCAAACCGAAGACCAGCCGTATCATTCCCTTGGCAGGGTCAATCCGGTCTGTCCAGGCATAAAGGTTCCTCGAAAAAGCTACTCCCGCCAGGCTGGGGAAGAAGTACTGCTTGAAGGGCATCCCGGAAACCCGCTGCACCAGGATTGCCATCTGCTCATCGCCCTCTATAAGCCCCCGCCGGTGCCGATAGGAAAGGGCATCCGGGTTCAGGGCACTGGCATAGACCAGCTTGACCGCCCTCAAGAAAGCCTCCAGCCGGTCCTCCGGGCTCCCCTGGTTCACGCAGAACTCACTGAGGTACTTGCCGGCGAAAGCATCCGTAAAACTGTCCTCAAGCAGGCTTGACGAGCGGACTATAATGGGTGCCTGGCCGTAGTAGTCAAGCATGCCGTGGAACTGCTCTATTATTTCTTCGGGGAATTTGCCGGTAAGGAATCTTCGCTCAACATGCGCAAACTCATCCCAGGTTATCTTTCCCGTTCTTGACAGCTCGAATCTAAGCTGGAACAGGTCGTTGTTCACCAGAAAGGTGAAGAACACGTCCGAGCCGATATAGAATGAGTCGTGCTCCTCCAGCACCTGGCTGAAATCAGTCTCACCTTCGTCGGTGGTCAGAACACGCCTGGCCAGCAACATGCCCGCCGCTTTGCCTCCTATGCGACCGTAACCAATGAGGCGATTCCTCACCTGCAAGAGGTCATTCAGGGTCAGGTAACGATTGGCGAGCTGATTGAATTTGGGGTGATTGCCAACCATCATCCGGGATAACGCATCCTTGAGTGACTTCGTTTCCTGGGTCTCCTTCGCCAGGTCTTCCCCGGTCTCCTGAAACTGGATAAGCTTACGATATACAGAGTCCCAGGGAGCAATTGACTGCGAGCTTATGTCGACGGGACGATGGCTGACTGTGGTCAGTATCGTCGCTGCATCACCGCTCTTCGATACAGGCTCCCAGCCTTTGCCGTTAATCCGGTGAGGCAGAAACATCTGCGGTGAGTGGCGTTCCCAGACCTTTATCGGGTGGGCGTACACGCTGCCGCTAACATGGTAAACATCTACCAGGACCTGTGTAGTATTGCGTATTCGGGCAATGGCACTGTGGCTGTGCTGGCCACGTCGTAAGGCAAAGTAAGCGACATCATCGAGTTGAAAGAGATAGGGGCAGGTTACCTGAAAGAAATTAGCCAGAAGCTCGTCAGTAGCCCACTCGTCGACCAAAGCGGAAAGGTTGTCAAAGACGTAACATGCTCTCCGTCCGTATCCCTCGATTACCTTGTGTACCTCGGTACTGAAGTAGTCAAAACCGAGAGCGGGGTTAATCTCGGTGATGGTAAGTCCGGGGCTGGGTTCCAGGACCATCGGATGAGGAGCGAAACGGAGGTATATGCACTTGGAACCGTCATGAATGGCCTGGTCGGCGAAAGCCCGGGCAAAGTAGGGGTAATCCTCCAGACGGTCGACTTGCCAGACAACATTATCACCCAGGCGAAGTCGCTGAAGAAGTTCGTCAAGCGGAGCCAATCCGCTGCTGACCTCTCTGGAAGTTGCTCTCTGCATTTAGGACACCCCCTTGCTTAAGCAGGAGGTATACGGTTGCCTCTTTCTGTATATTCTACCATCTCGCTATACGACTTGTCAATACCCCTTATCAACAAATTACAAGCACATTTCTATGCGCG is a window of Dehalococcoidales bacterium DNA encoding:
- a CDS encoding PEP/pyruvate-binding domain-containing protein, giving the protein MQRATSREVSSGLAPLDELLQRLRLGDNVVWQVDRLEDYPYFARAFADQAIHDGSKCIYLRFAPHPMVLEPSPGLTITEINPALGFDYFSTEVHKVIEGYGRRACYVFDNLSALVDEWATDELLANFFQVTCPYLFQLDDVAYFALRRGQHSHSAIARIRNTTQVLVDVYHVSGSVYAHPIKVWERHSPQMFLPHRINGKGWEPVSKSGDAATILTTVSHRPVDISSQSIAPWDSVYRKLIQFQETGEDLAKETQETKSLKDALSRMMVGNHPKFNQLANRYLTLNDLLQVRNRLIGYGRIGGKAAGMLLARRVLTTDEGETDFSQVLEEHDSFYIGSDVFFTFLVNNDLFQLRFELSRTGKITWDEFAHVERRFLTGKFPEEIIEQFHGMLDYYGQAPIIVRSSSLLEDSFTDAFAGKYLSEFCVNQGSPEDRLEAFLRAVKLVYASALNPDALSYRHRRGLIEGDEQMAILVQRVSGMPFKQYFFPSLAGVAFSRNLYAWTDRIDPAKGMIRLVFGLGTRAVNRVSGDYPRMIAVSHPQLRPEIGMEIVKYSQRQADVLDLASNTFETRSFTELVRDDGYPGLNLLVSVVEDGYIRDWHITPSTKGKNLLLTFNNIIERTKFVGIMGDILARLERAWGQPVDIEFTAYIDGENNVKINLLQCRSLRVPRSVGMEVTIPENLPREQVLFRSNRAISAGLVSDIRYIIYIDPRKYTHLANLQQKRALGRAVGKLNETLHKREGRFMVMGPGRWGSSNIDLGVNVSYADIRDVAVLVEVARVEAGHEPEVSYGTHFFQDLVEAEILYLPVYPDDDSTDFNTEFFTGSPNILKDLLPELSNLEEVMHVIDVKAVTGGSTAKVVADPRNRRAICFLDRESPKPFV